Proteins found in one Mytilus trossulus isolate FHL-02 unplaced genomic scaffold, PNRI_Mtr1.1.1.hap1 h1tg000233l__unscaffolded, whole genome shotgun sequence genomic segment:
- the LOC134701173 gene encoding uncharacterized protein LOC134701173, whose product MHGPDWLTNEKQWPNEFQIDNKVMNTTCKDYENQETQDDIIRTKNNVLNIINVDRYHSFNKTARILGYVQKFIDNCRNTAPNTKILTTTYLTPHDIHNATMKLIEAVQHERYSDVFESLCSKSTHSLIRQLRLYLDKDGLIRCGGRINNAPLPENAKFPYLIPTKHRLTKLLINDIHIENLHSGIGATVTNLRQKYWIPSARQEVGCVIRKCVSCRKVTGVAYKAPDPPPLSKDRLSSEEPFTISGVDFSGALNIKGDDGLLRKVYICLFTCANTRAIHLEIVPDMTEKSFMLAFRRFISRKSIPRVMISNNATTFVAAAEEIRKLTDSKSLHDKLRLFRATWKFIPKRAPWYGGFWERLVGLTKNCLKKILGRACIDLPLLQTLVVEIEANLNNRPLTYISSDIADPEPITPSRLLYGRQIKSFPYPLYTDETDSYSADSTTNHETMNDQAKRRFRLIEQFLARWKHEYLTSLREFHRVSGNNNQSVKQGDVVQIYDDNFPRTTWKLGVIEELTYGNDNLVRYATVRTSNSKLNRPIVKLYPLEICESDSITTHTHRYQRRAKTDAVEKIRECLK is encoded by the coding sequence ATGCATGGTCCGGACTGGTTAACAAACGAGAAACAATGGCCGAATGAATTTCAAATCGACAATAAAGTGATGAACACAACTTGTAAGGACTATGAGAATCAAGAAACGCAAGATGACATTATACGGACGAAGAACAACGTATTGAACATAATCAACGTTGATAGATACCATTCATTCAACAAAACCGCGCGTATCTTAGGTTACGTACAGAAATTCATAGATAACTGCCGTAATACAGCTCCTAATACTAAAATACTGACCACAACATACCTAACACCACATGATATACATAATGCAACAATGAAGTTAATTGAAGCTGTGCAACACGAAAGATACAGTGATGTTTTTGAAAGCTTATGTTCAAAGTCAACGCATAGTTTGATACGTCAATTACGTTTATATCTGGACAAAGACGGATTAATACGATGTGGTGGACGCATTAATAACGCACCACTTCCAGAGAATGCAAAATTCCCGTATTTAATACCAACAAAGCATAGATTAACAAAACTACTTATAAATGATATTCACATTGAAAATTTACATTCCGGCATAGGAGCTACCGTAACTAATTTGAGGCAAAAATATTGGATACCTTCAGCACGACAAGAAGTTGGATGCGTAATTCGAAAATGCGTAAGTTGTAGAAAAGTAACAGGAGTTGCATACAAAGCACCAGATCCTCCACCGCTATCTAAAGATAGATTATCGTCCGAAGAACCATTTACTATATCAGGCGTCGATTTCAGTGGTGCGCTTAACATCAAAGGAGACGATGGACTACTTCGAAAAgtgtatatatgtttgtttacatgtgCCAATACTCGAGCTATTCATCTTGAAATAGTTCCAGATATGACTGAAAAATCGTTCATGCTAGCTTTTCGTAGATTCATAAGCAGAAAATCGATACCAAGAGTTATGATATCGAACAATGCTACAACATTTGTTGCCGCCGCGGAGGAAATACGAAAGTTAACGGACTCTAAATCTTTACATGACAAATTGCGCTTATTTAGAGCCACATGGAAATTCATACCAAAACGTGCCCCATGGTACGGCGGATTTTGGGAAAGACTGGTTGGACTAACTAAAAATTGTCTAAAAAAGATTCTTGGACGCGCATGTATAGATTTACCTCTGTTACAGACATTAGTGGTGGAAATTGAAGCTAACCTTAACAATAGACCGCTTACCTATATATCGTCGGACATTGCCGATCCAGAGCCGATTACCCCGTCGCGTCTATTGTATGGAAGACAAATTAAATCTTTCCCGTATCcgttatatacagatgaaacaGACAGTTATAGTGCCGATTCAACAACCAATCACGAAACTATGAATGATCAAGCGAAAAGGAGATTCCGTCTTATTGAACAATTTTTAGCAAGATGGAAACACGAGTATTTGACCTCCTTACGTGAATTTCACCGAGTGTCTGGAAATAACAATCAAAGTGTAAAACAAGGAGATGTAGTTCAGATATATGATGATAATTTTCCACGTACGACGTGGAAACTCGGTGTAATTGAAGAACTTACCTACGGAAACGATAACCTTGTGCGATATGCGACGGTCCGAACATCTAACTCTAAACTAAACAGACCAATTGTCAAGTTATATCCTTTGGAGATTTGTGAATCCGACTCAATCACTACACATACGCATAGATATCAGCGAAGAGCCAAGACAGATGCCGTAGAGAAAATCAGAGAGTGTTTAAAGtga
- the LOC134701172 gene encoding uncharacterized protein LOC134701172 produces the protein MLNKLPSRIKENITCEHGLKQWSLDELRQHLFNEIIILEAGQRVNLESDETLHITVYLAKTDTKNNYNNNNRKPQKSEVAVHTRKPCIYCGESHSPNTCMKIVDQKARLQILKQKKACFNCLGNHRVTDCKSKGTCKQCGRKHHTSICLNKRLQSSFSSNSISNHNNKDNKPASSDKLDIVETASAMHCTTYSQVLLKTAIATVHSNAQVSRDANILFDEGAQRSFITDSLAEQLELKQYGTEAISISGFGGGNGSIRHLKTADIFVLTEDGSRIQLNILIVPEIASPIRIHTTETTNLPYLRGLKLAHPLSGHDVVSVNLLIGADHYWDFMEDTIIRGNGPTAVKSRIGYLLSGPTQKSTEGTTSMMNILIGHKEEEYDLENFWKIESLGITPQNKEKSNA, from the coding sequence ATGCTCAACAAATTACCAAGTAGAATTAAGGAGAATATTACCTGTGAACATGGTTTAAAACAGTGGTCGCTTGATGAACTCAGACAACACTTATTTAATGAGATAATTATATTAGAAGCCGGACAAAGAGTTAATTTAGAATCAGATGAAACATTGCATATCACAGTATACCTTGCAAAAACTGACACAAAAAATAACTACAATAACAATAACAGAAAGCCACAGAAAAGTGAGGTAGCCGTTCACACGCGGAAACCATGTATTTATTGCGGTGAGTCTCATAGCcctaatacatgtatgaaaattgTTGACCAAAAAGCCCGTCTACAAATCCTTAAACAAAAGAAAGCTTGTTTTAATTGTCTTGGCAACCACCGAGTTACAGATTGTAAGTCTAAAGGAACTTGTAAACAATGTGGACGAAAACATCATACcagtatttgtttaaataagagACTTCAGTCTTCGTTTTCTAGCAACAGTATTTCGAATCAtaacaataaagataataaacCCGCTTCATCAGATAAGCTAGATATAGTCGAAACCGCATCAGCAATGCACTGTACTACATATTCACAAGTACTTCTCAAGACCGCAATAGCTACTGTGCACTCAAACGCGCAAGTCAGTAGAGACGCAAACATACTATTCGACGAAGGGGCTCAGCGCTCATTTATTACAGACAGTCTAGCGGAGCAACTAGAACTAAAACAATACGGAACAGAAGCCATATCAATTTCTGGATTTGGAGGAGGTAACGGATCAATACGCCATTTGAAAACCGCTGACATATTTGTACTCACGGAAGACGGAAGCCGCATACAGCTGAATATACTCATTGTTCCTGAAATAGCTTCACCGATACGGATACATACTACCGAGACAACTAACTTACCTTACTTGCGCGGATTAAAATTGGCACACCCGCTTTCAGGACATGACGTTGTCTCCGTAAATTTATTGATAGGCGCTGACCATTATTGGGATTTCATGGAAGATACGATAATACGAGGCAACGGTCCAACTGCAGTCAAGTCAAGAATAGGGTATTTGCTATCCGGCCCGACACAGAAATCAACAGAAGGAACTACTTCAatgatgaacattttaattgGACACAAAGAAGAGGAATATGATTTAGAAAACTTCTGGAAAATCGAGTCATTAGGAATAACACCACAGAATAAGGAGAAATCAAACGCATAA